Proteins encoded together in one Kutzneria kofuensis window:
- a CDS encoding FmdB family zinc ribbon protein has protein sequence MPIYEFRCRQCGDTFEVNRPMSSAADPAHCPAGHDDTVKLLTTVGVNTAAAAPAGGGCCGGGCCGG, from the coding sequence ATGCCGATCTACGAGTTCCGGTGCCGCCAGTGCGGCGACACCTTCGAGGTGAACCGGCCGATGAGCAGCGCCGCCGACCCGGCCCACTGCCCCGCCGGGCACGACGACACCGTCAAGCTGCTCACCACCGTCGGCGTGAACACCGCCGCAGCAGCCCCCGCCGGCGGGGGCTGCTGCGGCGGGGGCTGCTGCGGCGGCTAG
- a CDS encoding alpha/beta hydrolase, with translation MSTEIRANTMLPARREPVTLTTADGLRLVGELALPEKAPRATLICLHPLPTHGGMMDSHLYRKAAFRLPALADIAVLRFNTRGTASEAGRSEGAFDNGDGERLDVAAALAFAQERNLPNVWLVGWSFGTDLALRHGCAEEVTGAVLISPPLRYSAPEDLTTWAGTDKPVVCLVPEFDDYLRPAQARERFAPIPQARVEEFAGAKHLFVGYTEPVLDAIVATVAPDVEVPLPRVWDGPAEERRVTIV, from the coding sequence ATGAGCACCGAGATCCGCGCCAACACGATGCTGCCGGCCCGACGCGAGCCGGTCACGTTGACCACGGCCGACGGGCTGCGGCTGGTGGGGGAGCTGGCGCTGCCGGAGAAGGCGCCGAGGGCGACGCTGATCTGCCTGCACCCGCTGCCGACGCACGGCGGCATGATGGACTCGCACCTGTACCGCAAGGCGGCGTTCCGGCTGCCGGCGCTGGCCGACATCGCGGTGCTGCGTTTCAACACCCGGGGCACGGCGAGCGAGGCGGGCCGCAGCGAGGGCGCGTTCGACAACGGCGACGGCGAGCGGCTGGACGTGGCGGCGGCGCTGGCGTTCGCCCAGGAACGGAACCTGCCGAACGTGTGGCTGGTGGGCTGGTCGTTCGGCACGGACCTGGCGCTCAGGCACGGCTGCGCCGAGGAGGTGACCGGCGCGGTGTTGATCTCGCCGCCGCTGCGCTACAGCGCGCCGGAGGACCTGACGACGTGGGCGGGCACGGACAAGCCGGTGGTCTGCCTGGTGCCGGAGTTCGACGACTACCTCCGCCCGGCGCAGGCCCGCGAGCGGTTCGCGCCGATCCCGCAGGCGCGTGTCGAGGAGTTCGCCGGCGCGAAGCACCTGTTCGTCGGCTACACCGAGCCGGTGCTGGACGCGATCGTGGCCACGGTCGCGCCGGACGTCGAGGTCCCGCTGCCACGCGTCTGGGACGGCCCGGCCGAGGAGCGTCGGGTCACGATCGTCTGA
- a CDS encoding GNAT family N-acetyltransferase, with protein MLAELRTERLLLRRLRPDDLPVVVQIQGDPAANRHNPVGTASPARIAQQLRCWVADWVEHGIGYWLVVDAATEQAVGIGGLRPVEHDGAPALNMFYRFRPAVWGRGLALEMARAAVEWAEREGPGAPVVVITTRDNLPSIRLAERLGFRRAGCDPFWLEFRRS; from the coding sequence ATGCTCGCCGAACTGCGCACCGAGCGGCTGCTGCTGCGCCGGTTACGGCCCGACGACCTGCCCGTTGTGGTGCAGATCCAGGGCGACCCGGCGGCGAACCGGCACAACCCCGTCGGCACCGCCAGCCCGGCGCGGATCGCCCAGCAGCTGCGGTGCTGGGTGGCCGACTGGGTGGAGCACGGCATCGGCTACTGGCTGGTGGTCGACGCCGCGACCGAGCAGGCCGTCGGGATCGGCGGGCTGCGGCCGGTCGAGCACGACGGCGCGCCGGCGCTGAACATGTTCTACCGGTTCCGGCCGGCCGTCTGGGGGCGTGGGCTGGCGCTGGAGATGGCGCGGGCCGCCGTCGAGTGGGCCGAGCGGGAGGGGCCGGGCGCGCCGGTCGTCGTGATCACGACGCGGGACAACCTGCCGTCCATCCGGCTGGCCGAGCGGCTCGGTTTCCGGCGGGCCGGCTGCGATCCGTTCTGGCTGGAGTTCAGACGATCGTGA
- a CDS encoding AAA family ATPase, with protein sequence MADHPLILLTGTSAAGKTTVGRLLADALPTSAFVEGDAVRTMVRGGRADMTPEPTPEALRQLALRYRQTALLADSFHEAGFATVVEDIIVGRHLVEFVRSLRARPLHVVVLVPDEETVRRREAERDKIAYDDVWTPAALNAVVHRDTPRIGLWLDTSTQTAEETVEQVLKRLPESRIEHL encoded by the coding sequence GTGGCTGACCATCCGCTCATCCTGCTGACCGGAACCTCCGCCGCCGGCAAGACCACCGTCGGCCGGCTGCTCGCCGACGCGCTGCCCACGAGCGCGTTCGTCGAGGGCGACGCCGTGCGCACAATGGTCCGCGGCGGCCGCGCCGACATGACGCCGGAGCCGACGCCCGAGGCGCTGCGCCAGCTCGCGCTGCGCTACCGGCAGACCGCGCTGCTGGCCGACTCCTTCCACGAGGCCGGCTTCGCCACCGTGGTCGAGGACATCATCGTCGGCCGCCACCTGGTCGAGTTCGTACGCTCGCTGCGGGCCCGGCCGCTGCACGTGGTCGTGCTCGTGCCGGACGAGGAAACGGTGCGTCGCCGCGAGGCCGAGCGGGACAAGATCGCCTATGACGACGTGTGGACGCCGGCCGCGCTCAACGCCGTCGTGCATCGGGACACGCCGCGGATCGGGCTGTGGCTGGACACTTCCACCCAGACCGCCGAAGAGACGGTCGAACAGGTACTGAAGCGGCTCCCCGAGAGCCGCATCGAGCATCTGTAA
- a CDS encoding alpha/beta fold hydrolase, producing MMLVLLHAFPLDSRMWDGVREPLATRLRLVTPDLGEGPPSLDAAADTVLAGLGDEPFVLGGCSMGGYLAMSILRKAPAQVRGLLFVDTKSAADAAEARENRLAVAARAESEGVAGWLADAMLPNLVGPTTREHRPEVLATLRSLIDSQAGSVVARAQRAMAARPDSTELLAQVTVPTLVVRGAEDALMAPGAVEVPGARVVEMAGCGHLPPVEDPDAFVAVVLDWLADQRLAP from the coding sequence ATGATGTTGGTCCTGTTGCACGCGTTCCCACTGGACAGCCGGATGTGGGACGGCGTTCGCGAACCCTTGGCCACACGTTTGCGGCTGGTCACGCCCGATCTCGGCGAGGGCCCGCCCAGCCTGGACGCCGCCGCCGACACCGTGCTGGCCGGGCTCGGCGACGAACCCTTCGTGCTCGGCGGCTGCTCCATGGGCGGCTACCTGGCCATGTCCATCCTGCGCAAGGCCCCGGCCCAGGTCCGTGGCCTGCTCTTCGTCGACACGAAGTCAGCCGCCGACGCGGCCGAGGCGCGGGAGAACCGGCTCGCCGTCGCCGCTCGTGCCGAGTCCGAGGGCGTCGCGGGGTGGCTGGCCGACGCCATGCTGCCCAACCTCGTCGGCCCCACCACCCGGGAGCACCGCCCCGAGGTCCTCGCCACGCTGCGCTCGCTCATCGACTCGCAGGCCGGTTCGGTCGTCGCACGGGCCCAGCGGGCCATGGCCGCCCGCCCCGATTCGACGGAGCTGCTGGCCCAGGTGACGGTGCCGACGCTGGTCGTCCGTGGGGCGGAGGACGCCCTGATGGCCCCGGGCGCCGTCGAGGTTCCCGGTGCGCGGGTGGTGGAGATGGCCGGGTGCGGGCACCTGCCGCCGGTCGAGGACCCCGACGCGTTCGTGGCCGTGGTCCTCGACTGGCTGGCGGATCAGCGCTTGGCGCCCTGA
- a CDS encoding chromosome segregation protein, translated as MALGSDRDLVPLGTGFDVVKRGYDKAQVEDHLERLDADLKLLAADRDAAVSQANDLARQLEKARSEIDDLRGQVDRLSLPPTTLEGLSERLQRMLKLAQEEANETKARAEAEAGHIRARAEEEGAALRARYEQMMRDLDARRAAMETEHKGVMEAAHAEAKRLTDEAAAKRDELDEAAAQARAKADADSLAKRTQIEEDFEIAMSARRTEAMRALAEQEAASKNEAEKRVREATEEANRRRHDSIAEATARLQEATDEAHRRVREATDESARRVGDATRRVEQLRQLRNRIAGQLTEARGLILAAAPMLERLPEEKVADESPTVQVKVPEGGIPAPQDKAAPISGAQSPATPGQPQPPSAQASGAPATAQGKPAPAAPAQPAQSQSAPAQPQAAQPQAPAGPAAAAKSQAPAGPQGQAPLTAANPAAQQGRPATPQAQATQPVQQVPAKPAQAAKPATPRRPQQGKQPAKQQPQQGQQPAAAKDAEQTKKIQRPTPPRQGAKR; from the coding sequence ATGGCCCTCGGCAGCGACCGCGATCTCGTCCCGTTGGGAACCGGCTTCGACGTCGTCAAGCGCGGTTACGACAAAGCCCAGGTGGAAGACCACCTGGAACGGCTGGACGCCGACCTGAAGCTGCTCGCCGCCGACCGGGACGCCGCCGTGTCGCAGGCCAACGACCTGGCCCGGCAGCTGGAGAAGGCCCGGTCGGAGATCGACGACCTGCGCGGGCAGGTGGACCGGCTGTCGCTGCCGCCCACCACCCTCGAGGGTCTGAGCGAGCGACTGCAGCGAATGCTGAAGCTCGCGCAGGAGGAGGCCAACGAGACCAAGGCCCGCGCCGAGGCCGAGGCCGGGCACATCCGCGCCCGCGCCGAGGAGGAAGGCGCCGCGCTGCGGGCCCGGTACGAGCAGATGATGCGCGACCTCGACGCGCGGCGGGCCGCCATGGAGACCGAGCACAAGGGTGTCATGGAGGCCGCGCACGCCGAGGCCAAGCGCCTCACCGACGAGGCCGCCGCCAAGCGGGACGAGCTCGACGAGGCGGCGGCCCAGGCCCGGGCCAAGGCCGACGCCGACTCCCTGGCCAAGCGGACGCAGATCGAGGAGGACTTCGAGATCGCGATGTCCGCTCGGCGCACCGAGGCCATGCGGGCCCTGGCCGAGCAGGAGGCCGCCAGCAAGAACGAGGCCGAGAAGCGGGTCCGGGAGGCGACCGAGGAGGCCAACCGCCGTCGGCACGACTCCATCGCCGAGGCCACCGCGCGGCTGCAGGAGGCCACCGACGAGGCGCACCGCCGCGTGCGGGAGGCCACCGACGAGTCCGCCCGCCGGGTCGGCGACGCCACCCGCCGGGTCGAGCAGCTCCGTCAGCTGCGCAACCGGATCGCCGGCCAGCTCACCGAGGCTCGCGGCCTGATCCTCGCCGCGGCGCCGATGCTGGAGCGGCTGCCCGAGGAGAAGGTGGCCGACGAGTCGCCGACCGTGCAGGTGAAGGTGCCCGAGGGCGGTATCCCGGCGCCGCAGGACAAGGCGGCTCCGATCTCCGGCGCTCAGTCTCCGGCGACCCCCGGCCAGCCCCAGCCGCCGTCGGCGCAGGCCAGCGGCGCTCCGGCCACCGCCCAGGGCAAGCCGGCCCCGGCCGCTCCGGCTCAGCCGGCGCAGAGCCAGTCCGCCCCGGCGCAGCCGCAAGCCGCTCAGCCGCAGGCCCCGGCCGGCCCGGCCGCGGCCGCCAAGTCGCAGGCTCCGGCCGGTCCGCAGGGGCAGGCACCGCTGACCGCCGCCAACCCCGCCGCCCAGCAGGGCCGGCCCGCGACCCCGCAGGCCCAGGCCACGCAGCCGGTCCAGCAGGTGCCGGCCAAGCCGGCGCAGGCCGCCAAGCCCGCCACGCCGCGTCGTCCGCAGCAGGGCAAGCAGCCGGCGAAGCAGCAGCCCCAGCAGGGCCAGCAGCCGGCCGCCGCCAAGGACGCCGAGCAGACCAAGAAGATCCAGCGCCCGACCCCGCCGCGTCAGGGCGCCAAGCGCTGA
- the ccrA gene encoding crotonyl-CoA carboxylase/reductase gives MQKILDAIQADELDTLAHLPVPETYRGVTVHADEVDLFDGLATADKDPRRSLHLDEVPTPELGPGEALVAVMASAINYNTVWTSIFEPMSTFGFLKRYGRTSPLASRHDQPYHVVGSDLAGVVLRTGPGVQAWKPGDEVVAHCLSVELESPDGHNDTMLDPEQRIWGFETNFGGLAELALVKTNQLMPKPRHLTWEEAASPGLVNSTAYRQLVSTNGANMKQGDTVLIWGASGGLGSYATQFALNGGAIPVCVVSSEEKAEICRRMGAELIINRNAEGYRFWKDEHEQDPKEWKRFGAKIRELTGGDDPDIVFEHPGRETFGASVYVARKGGTIVTCASTSGYMHSYDNRYLWMNLKRIIGSHFANYREAWEANRLIAKGKIHPTLSKVYTLAETGQAARDVQSNAHQGKVGVLCLAPEEGLGVRDPELRARHLSEINRFRGV, from the coding sequence GTGCAGAAGATCCTTGACGCGATCCAAGCCGACGAGCTCGACACGCTCGCGCACCTACCCGTTCCCGAGACCTACCGGGGTGTGACCGTGCACGCCGACGAGGTGGATCTCTTCGACGGCTTGGCCACCGCGGACAAGGACCCGCGCCGGTCGCTGCACCTGGACGAGGTGCCCACCCCGGAACTCGGTCCGGGCGAGGCGCTGGTCGCCGTGATGGCCAGCGCCATCAACTACAACACCGTCTGGACCTCGATCTTCGAGCCGATGTCCACCTTCGGCTTCCTCAAGCGCTACGGCAGGACCTCGCCGCTGGCGTCCCGGCACGACCAGCCCTACCACGTGGTCGGCTCCGACCTGGCCGGCGTCGTGCTGCGCACCGGCCCAGGCGTGCAGGCGTGGAAGCCGGGCGACGAGGTGGTCGCGCACTGCCTGTCGGTCGAGCTGGAGAGCCCCGACGGGCACAACGACACGATGCTCGACCCCGAGCAGCGGATCTGGGGCTTCGAGACCAACTTCGGCGGCCTGGCCGAGCTGGCGCTGGTCAAGACCAACCAGCTGATGCCCAAGCCGCGGCACCTCACCTGGGAGGAGGCCGCCTCCCCCGGGCTGGTCAACTCCACCGCGTACCGGCAGCTGGTGTCCACCAACGGCGCCAACATGAAGCAGGGCGACACGGTGCTGATCTGGGGCGCCTCCGGCGGCCTCGGCTCGTACGCCACGCAGTTCGCCCTCAACGGCGGCGCGATCCCGGTGTGCGTGGTGTCCAGCGAGGAGAAGGCCGAGATCTGCCGGCGGATGGGCGCGGAGCTGATCATCAACCGGAACGCCGAGGGGTACCGGTTCTGGAAGGACGAGCACGAGCAGGACCCCAAGGAGTGGAAGCGGTTCGGGGCCAAGATCCGCGAGCTGACCGGCGGCGACGACCCCGACATCGTGTTCGAGCACCCCGGCCGCGAGACCTTCGGCGCCAGCGTCTACGTGGCGCGCAAGGGCGGCACCATCGTCACCTGCGCGTCCACGAGCGGCTACATGCACAGCTACGACAACCGCTACCTGTGGATGAACCTCAAGCGGATCATCGGCTCGCACTTCGCCAACTACCGCGAGGCGTGGGAGGCCAACCGCTTGATCGCCAAGGGGAAGATCCACCCCACACTGTCCAAGGTGTACACACTGGCCGAGACCGGGCAGGCCGCGCGGGACGTGCAGAGCAACGCGCACCAGGGAAAGGTCGGCGTGCTGTGCCTGGCCCCGGAGGAGGGCCTCGGCGTGCGCGACCCCGAGCTGCGGGCCCGGCATCTGTCCGAGATCAACCGGTTCCGGGGCGTGTGA
- a CDS encoding SPW repeat domain-containing protein: protein MARSWTRWQDWTEVVIGALVALSPIVVTTSTAAAWTMIVLGVLVVLDGLWSLASPSMVAGEWVQIVLGVLLFVAPWVMGYTEFSGASWVSWVGGVLTVLAGAVAVPVATSAHRGLAGSH, encoded by the coding sequence ATGGCTAGGTCATGGACTAGGTGGCAGGACTGGACCGAGGTTGTGATCGGGGCGCTGGTGGCGCTGTCACCGATCGTCGTGACGACCTCGACGGCCGCTGCGTGGACGATGATCGTCCTTGGTGTGCTCGTCGTGCTCGACGGCCTGTGGTCGCTCGCCTCGCCCAGCATGGTCGCCGGCGAGTGGGTGCAGATCGTCCTCGGCGTGCTGCTGTTCGTGGCACCCTGGGTGATGGGATACACGGAGTTCTCGGGCGCCTCCTGGGTGTCCTGGGTCGGCGGCGTGCTGACCGTGCTGGCCGGCGCGGTGGCCGTGCCGGTGGCGACGTCCGCGCACCGCGGACTGGCCGGATCACACTGA
- a CDS encoding TetR/AcrR family transcriptional regulator translates to MEEIPARERILTAAEELFAETGFEATPTSRIAERAGVPKGLVHYYFKRKPDLLVALVERLPDERIDVSRVVVDGDVAASLRALLAELDRRREESLMLSNLLYREADTHHTVRDALQDRFRQLVALIRKVIMAAGSAVQCKADVDSAAELLALAVSYQHSVARHATEPELGRVTMERELAFISDALALGAGAP, encoded by the coding sequence GTGGAGGAGATCCCAGCCAGGGAGCGAATCCTGACGGCGGCGGAGGAACTGTTCGCCGAGACCGGGTTCGAGGCCACCCCCACCTCCAGGATCGCCGAGCGGGCCGGCGTGCCCAAGGGGCTCGTGCACTACTACTTCAAACGCAAGCCCGATCTCCTCGTCGCGCTCGTCGAGCGGTTGCCCGACGAGCGCATCGACGTGTCCCGGGTGGTCGTGGACGGCGACGTCGCGGCCAGCCTGCGCGCGCTGCTGGCGGAACTGGACCGCCGCCGCGAGGAATCGCTGATGCTGAGCAATCTGCTCTACCGCGAGGCCGACACCCACCACACCGTGCGCGACGCGCTGCAGGACCGGTTCCGCCAGCTGGTCGCCCTGATCCGTAAGGTGATCATGGCCGCCGGCAGCGCGGTGCAGTGCAAGGCGGACGTGGACAGCGCGGCCGAACTGCTCGCGCTGGCCGTCAGCTACCAGCACTCGGTCGCCCGCCACGCCACCGAGCCGGAACTCGGCCGCGTGACGATGGAACGGGAACTGGCCTTCATCTCCGACGCCCTGGCCCTCGGCGCGGGCGCCCCGTGA
- a CDS encoding LacI family DNA-binding transcriptional regulator: protein MRRPTIHDIAREAGVAKSTVSFALNGQPGVSEATRRRIAAVAHELGWQPSRAARALSGANAEVVGLVLARPAGLLEVEPFFMRLIAGVEAALGADDIGLLLQVVGEDPAHEMEVYRRWWGQRRVDGVLVADIRVDDPRLPLLAELGLPCVLLGNEVPGSGLTTVGVDSKAAMVAAVAHLRALGHTRIARVAGIAEFQQTVLRGQAFAEAAGPDAVVVSADYSGERGAEATRELLTSDRPPTAIVYDNDVMAVSAVGVAAELGVDVPGQLSIIAWDDSPLCRLPHPALTAMSLDIPGYGAAAAAALLRVIAGERVPDTVFGTAQLVVRGSTAPA from the coding sequence GTGAGGCGGCCGACCATCCACGACATCGCGCGCGAGGCCGGCGTGGCCAAGAGCACGGTGTCGTTCGCGCTCAACGGCCAGCCCGGCGTGTCCGAGGCGACCCGGCGGCGCATCGCCGCCGTGGCCCATGAGTTGGGGTGGCAGCCGAGCCGCGCCGCCCGGGCGCTGTCGGGTGCGAACGCCGAGGTCGTGGGCCTGGTGCTGGCCCGCCCGGCCGGCCTGCTCGAAGTCGAGCCCTTCTTCATGCGGCTGATCGCCGGCGTCGAGGCGGCGCTGGGCGCGGACGACATCGGGCTGCTGCTGCAGGTGGTCGGCGAGGACCCGGCGCACGAGATGGAGGTCTATCGCCGCTGGTGGGGGCAGCGGCGGGTGGACGGCGTGCTGGTCGCCGACATCCGCGTGGACGATCCACGGCTGCCGCTGCTGGCCGAGTTGGGACTGCCGTGCGTGCTGCTGGGCAACGAGGTGCCGGGCAGCGGGCTGACCACGGTCGGGGTTGATTCGAAGGCGGCCATGGTTGCGGCGGTGGCACATCTGCGCGCCCTGGGGCATACCCGGATCGCCCGCGTCGCCGGCATCGCCGAGTTCCAGCAGACCGTGCTGCGCGGCCAGGCGTTCGCCGAGGCCGCCGGGCCGGACGCCGTGGTGGTGTCCGCCGACTACAGCGGCGAGCGGGGCGCCGAGGCCACCCGTGAGCTGCTCACCTCGGACCGGCCGCCCACGGCGATCGTCTACGACAACGACGTGATGGCCGTCAGCGCCGTCGGCGTGGCCGCCGAACTGGGCGTGGACGTGCCGGGGCAGCTGTCGATCATCGCCTGGGACGACTCGCCGCTGTGCCGGCTCCCGCACCCGGCGCTGACCGCGATGAGCCTGGACATCCCGGGCTACGGGGCCGCCGCCGCGGCGGCGCTGCTGCGGGTGATCGCCGGAGAGCGCGTGCCGGACACCGTGTTCGGGACCGCACAACTGGTCGTGCGTGGCAGTACCGCTCCGGCTTGA
- a CDS encoding LuxR C-terminal-related transcriptional regulator, translating into MNRLVVAAYAEDPITLGGMIGSLDGRPDVSIAPYGQQPKPDVLVVCVTRVGGDTLAMLRRIAAKEPTRIVVVTSHLRDIDVLPLVECGVVGVVPIAAATPERLGRSVFAAAGGHGEMPPTLLGQLLGQVATLQRDVLRPMGLVASGLAGRELDVLRLLADGLDSGQIGRKLDMSERGVKNVIEVLLRRLRLRNRPHAVAAALRAGLF; encoded by the coding sequence ATGAACCGACTGGTGGTCGCGGCGTACGCCGAGGACCCGATCACCCTGGGCGGGATGATCGGCAGCCTCGACGGCCGGCCCGATGTCTCGATCGCGCCGTACGGCCAGCAGCCGAAGCCGGACGTGCTCGTCGTGTGCGTGACCAGGGTCGGCGGCGACACGCTGGCGATGCTGCGCCGGATCGCCGCGAAGGAGCCGACCAGGATCGTGGTGGTGACCAGTCACCTGCGCGACATCGACGTGCTGCCGCTGGTGGAGTGCGGCGTGGTCGGCGTGGTGCCGATCGCCGCGGCCACCCCCGAGCGGCTCGGCCGGTCCGTGTTCGCCGCCGCTGGCGGCCACGGCGAGATGCCGCCGACGCTGCTCGGCCAGCTGCTCGGCCAGGTCGCCACGCTGCAGCGGGATGTGTTGCGCCCCATGGGGTTGGTCGCCTCGGGGCTGGCCGGACGGGAGCTCGACGTGCTCCGGCTGCTGGCCGACGGCCTCGACTCCGGGCAGATCGGCCGCAAGCTCGACATGAGCGAACGCGGCGTGAAGAACGTGATCGAGGTCCTGTTGCGCAGGCTCCGCCTGCGCAACAGGCCGCATGCCGTGGCCGCCGCGCTGCGCGCGGGGCTCTTCTGA
- the mce gene encoding methylmalonyl-CoA epimerase: MNLRAELAGLVTAIDHVGIAVPDLDAAIAFHRETFGLEVSHEEVNEEQGVREAMLRAPGDTTGAAVQLLAPSRPDSTIAKFLDRSGPGLQQLAFRVTDVDAACEALRAKGLRVLFEQPKRGTADSRVNFVHPKDAGGVLVELVQPAEGH, translated from the coding sequence ATGAACCTGCGCGCTGAGCTCGCCGGCCTTGTCACCGCCATCGACCACGTCGGCATCGCGGTGCCGGACCTCGATGCCGCGATCGCCTTCCACCGCGAGACCTTCGGGCTGGAGGTCAGCCACGAGGAGGTGAACGAGGAACAGGGCGTCCGGGAGGCCATGCTGCGCGCTCCCGGCGACACCACGGGCGCCGCGGTGCAGCTGCTCGCCCCGTCGCGGCCGGACTCCACCATCGCCAAGTTCCTCGACCGCAGCGGCCCGGGCCTGCAGCAGCTGGCGTTCCGCGTGACGGATGTGGACGCCGCCTGTGAGGCGCTGCGCGCGAAGGGCCTGCGGGTGCTGTTCGAGCAGCCCAAGCGCGGCACCGCCGACAGCCGGGTCAACTTCGTGCACCCCAAGGACGCCGGCGGCGTGCTGGTGGAACTGGTGCAGCCCGCCGAGGGGCATTGA
- a CDS encoding acetyl-CoA C-acetyltransferase: protein MSGSVIVAGARTPMGRLLGSLKDFSGAQLGGVAIKGALERAGVSPEQVEYVIMGQVLTAGAGQIPARQAAVAAGIPMDVPALTINKVCLSGIDAIALADQLIRAGEFEIVVAGGQESMTQAPHLLPKSRSGFKYGDVQLQDHMAYDGLFCAFDQVAMGSSTEKYNSRYGLTREEQDAFAARSHQRAAEAAKNGLFDEEIVPVPIPQRKGDPVPFATDEGVRADTTVETLAKLRPAFASDGTITAGSASQISDGAAAVVVMSKAKAEELGLSWLAEIGAHGVVAGPDASLHEQPSNAIRKACAKEGIDPADLDLVEINEAFAAVGVVSARKLGLSEDKVNVNGGAIALGHPIGMSGARIALHLALELKRRGGGVGAAALCGGGGQGDALIVRVPKN from the coding sequence GTGTCCGGTTCCGTCATCGTCGCAGGGGCCCGAACCCCGATGGGACGACTGCTCGGCTCGCTCAAGGACTTCTCCGGAGCCCAACTCGGTGGCGTCGCCATCAAGGGCGCACTGGAGCGGGCCGGCGTGAGCCCGGAGCAGGTCGAATACGTGATCATGGGTCAGGTTCTGACCGCCGGCGCCGGCCAGATCCCCGCGCGGCAGGCCGCCGTCGCCGCCGGCATCCCGATGGACGTGCCCGCGCTGACCATCAACAAGGTGTGCCTGTCCGGCATCGACGCGATCGCCCTGGCCGACCAGCTGATCCGGGCCGGCGAGTTCGAGATCGTGGTGGCCGGCGGCCAGGAGTCCATGACCCAGGCCCCGCACCTGCTGCCCAAGTCCCGCTCCGGCTTCAAGTACGGCGACGTGCAGCTGCAGGACCACATGGCCTACGACGGCCTGTTCTGCGCCTTCGACCAGGTCGCGATGGGCTCGTCCACGGAGAAGTACAACTCCCGCTACGGGCTGACCCGCGAGGAGCAGGACGCGTTCGCCGCCCGCTCGCACCAGCGCGCCGCCGAGGCGGCCAAGAACGGCCTCTTCGACGAGGAGATCGTTCCGGTGCCGATCCCGCAGCGCAAGGGCGACCCGGTGCCGTTCGCCACCGACGAGGGCGTGCGGGCCGACACCACGGTGGAGACGCTGGCCAAGCTGCGTCCCGCCTTCGCCTCCGACGGCACCATCACCGCCGGCTCCGCGTCGCAGATCTCCGACGGCGCCGCCGCGGTCGTCGTGATGAGCAAGGCCAAGGCCGAGGAACTGGGCCTGAGCTGGCTCGCCGAGATCGGCGCGCACGGCGTGGTCGCCGGCCCGGACGCCAGCCTGCACGAGCAGCCGTCCAACGCCATCCGCAAGGCCTGCGCCAAGGAGGGCATCGACCCGGCCGACCTGGACCTGGTCGAGATCAACGAGGCGTTCGCCGCGGTCGGTGTGGTGTCCGCCCGCAAGCTGGGCCTGTCCGAGGACAAGGTCAACGTCAACGGCGGCGCGATCGCGCTCGGCCACCCGATCGGCATGTCCGGCGCCCGC